From Alcaligenes faecalis, the proteins below share one genomic window:
- a CDS encoding chorismate--pyruvate lyase family protein, which yields MKFPSSTKKPWHEQVHPSATPAQKYWLHRPGALTAGLRRLGKVHLEVVSEYACRLNPQEAALIQKPPGTLAWIREVSMAVDGIRCVIARSFTPLPASHSVWQGIRRLRSRPLADMLYNDAQIQRSAFLSCRLNRGMSFFRTIERALDPSGEPVPQAQQILSRCSVFWRHGQPLLVAESFMPAFWARGATLV from the coding sequence ATGAAATTTCCCTCCAGCACAAAAAAACCCTGGCATGAGCAGGTTCACCCCTCTGCCACCCCTGCTCAAAAGTACTGGCTACACCGTCCCGGCGCCCTGACTGCCGGTCTGCGCCGCCTGGGCAAAGTCCATCTGGAAGTGGTCAGCGAATACGCTTGCCGTCTGAATCCGCAAGAGGCCGCTTTGATTCAAAAGCCGCCAGGCACGCTGGCCTGGATACGGGAGGTGTCCATGGCCGTGGACGGAATCCGCTGCGTGATTGCCCGCAGTTTCACGCCCCTGCCCGCCTCGCACAGCGTCTGGCAGGGCATACGGCGACTACGCAGCCGTCCGCTGGCCGACATGCTTTATAACGATGCCCAGATACAACGCTCGGCCTTTTTGAGCTGTCGTCTGAACCGCGGCATGAGCTTTTTTCGCACGATTGAACGCGCTCTGGACCCCAGTGGCGAGCCGGTTCCACAAGCTCAGCAGATTCTGTCGCGCTGCTCCGTCTTCTGGCGGCACGGTCAACCCCTCTTGGTAGCCGAATCCTTTATGCCTGCCTTCTGGGCACGCGGTGCTACACTGGTTTAG
- a CDS encoding MFS transporter produces the protein MSTHADPSRRNAFILSGMQALGGANPALVVALSSLVGQKMASSPDLATLPVGIFNLGLAVGILPAAYLMRRLGRQGGYIIGALLGIGAGLLAAAGIYSLSFVMFCVGTLLAGLYASYVQSYRFAAADDASDTFRPKAISWVMAGGLLGAIIATQTIIHTQDIWPEHPFAAAFLAQAALAALVLPFAFGLRLAPGTRNQQEKIPYTGRPLREITSNSYFIIAVVAGVASYVLMNFLMTASPLAMVMHGHSLKESTLGIQWHILAMFGPSFFTGNLIKRFGKIPVTFAGVLLLGLASIVALLGMTVPHFWVSLILLGLGWNFGFIGATNMVVDCYRPEERGRVQALNDFIIFTCVALSSFTSGRVLAVYGWYGVNTWTLPISAVVMLALAWLYFKNKRQPYFAT, from the coding sequence ATGTCCACGCACGCCGATCCAAGCCGCCGCAACGCCTTTATTCTTTCTGGAATGCAAGCACTGGGCGGGGCCAATCCGGCTTTGGTTGTGGCGCTCAGCAGTCTGGTCGGCCAGAAGATGGCCAGCAGCCCGGACCTGGCGACCTTGCCCGTGGGTATTTTCAACCTGGGTCTGGCGGTGGGCATTTTGCCCGCCGCTTATCTGATGCGCCGCCTGGGACGCCAGGGCGGCTACATCATCGGTGCCTTGCTGGGCATAGGAGCGGGCCTGCTGGCCGCCGCCGGGATTTACAGCCTGTCCTTTGTCATGTTCTGTGTGGGCACCCTGCTGGCCGGGCTGTATGCCTCTTACGTGCAAAGCTATCGCTTTGCCGCCGCCGATGACGCCAGTGATACCTTCCGGCCCAAAGCCATCTCCTGGGTCATGGCCGGGGGGCTGCTGGGAGCGATTATCGCCACGCAGACGATTATCCATACGCAGGATATCTGGCCGGAGCACCCTTTTGCCGCCGCCTTCCTGGCACAAGCAGCCCTGGCGGCCCTGGTCCTGCCCTTCGCCTTTGGCCTGCGCCTGGCACCGGGCACACGGAATCAGCAAGAGAAAATCCCCTACACCGGACGTCCCCTGCGAGAGATTACCTCCAATAGCTACTTCATTATTGCGGTCGTGGCCGGGGTGGCTTCCTACGTACTGATGAACTTTCTGATGACGGCCTCACCCTTGGCCATGGTCATGCACGGCCATAGCCTGAAAGAGTCCACGTTGGGGATTCAGTGGCATATTCTGGCCATGTTTGGCCCCAGCTTCTTTACCGGCAACCTGATCAAGCGCTTTGGCAAGATCCCCGTCACCTTTGCAGGCGTGCTCTTGTTGGGGCTGGCCAGCATTGTGGCGTTGCTGGGCATGACGGTGCCGCACTTCTGGGTCAGCCTGATCTTGCTGGGTCTGGGCTGGAACTTTGGTTTTATCGGTGCCACCAATATGGTGGTGGACTGCTACCGCCCCGAAGAGCGTGGCCGTGTGCAGGCTTTGAATGACTTCATCATCTTTACCTGTGTAGCCTTGTCCTCCTTCACCTCGGGCCGTGTGCTGGCCGTGTATGGCTGGTACGGCGTCAATACCTGGACGCTGCCGATCTCGGCAGTGGTGATGCTGGCGTTGGCCTGGCTGTACTTCAAGAACAAGCGTCAGCCCTACTTCGCCACTTAA
- a CDS encoding aldo/keto reductase encodes MRYEKLGSAPRVSRVGQGSWYVEQAEWAQSVAAFQAGLDAGMNHIDTAEMYGDGQAETLIGQALQGRRHEAFLVSKVLPFNASRQGVIRACEASLKRLGTDYLDLYLLHWPGQVPLEETCAAFDRLVQQGKIKQWGVSNFDVPDLEELYDIVGPGEIACNQVLYHLNERAIEHAVMPWCQEHQVSVVAYSPFGHDDFPEPDSEGGALLAEIASHYQATARQVALAFLLRDPNVFVIPKASRAAHAQQNAAAGDLILQPEHIQALDAQFPRGPKPAYLPMI; translated from the coding sequence ATGCGATATGAAAAACTAGGTTCGGCACCACGTGTTTCGCGTGTAGGCCAAGGCAGTTGGTATGTGGAGCAGGCCGAATGGGCGCAGAGCGTGGCCGCTTTTCAGGCCGGGCTGGACGCAGGCATGAACCATATCGACACCGCCGAGATGTATGGTGACGGGCAAGCAGAAACCTTGATCGGTCAGGCTTTGCAAGGTCGTCGTCACGAGGCGTTTCTGGTGTCCAAGGTCTTGCCCTTTAACGCCAGCCGTCAGGGCGTGATCCGCGCTTGCGAGGCCAGCCTGAAGCGTCTGGGTACGGACTACCTGGATCTGTATTTATTGCACTGGCCCGGTCAGGTTCCTTTGGAAGAAACCTGCGCAGCCTTTGACAGGCTAGTTCAGCAAGGCAAGATCAAGCAATGGGGCGTCAGCAATTTTGATGTGCCGGATCTGGAAGAGCTGTACGACATCGTGGGGCCGGGTGAAATTGCCTGCAATCAGGTCTTGTATCACCTGAACGAGCGCGCGATTGAACACGCGGTCATGCCCTGGTGTCAGGAGCATCAAGTCAGCGTGGTGGCTTACAGTCCCTTCGGTCACGATGATTTCCCCGAGCCGGATTCTGAAGGCGGGGCCTTGCTGGCCGAGATTGCCAGCCACTATCAGGCCACCGCACGCCAAGTGGCTTTGGCCTTTTTGCTGCGTGATCCCAATGTATTTGTGATTCCCAAGGCATCGCGTGCGGCTCATGCCCAGCAAAATGCGGCTGCTGGGGATCTGATATTGCAGCCCGAGCATATTCAGGCACTGGATGCCCAGTTTCCACGCGGACCCAAGCCGGCGTATTTGCCGATGATTTGA